GCCGACGTGCAGATGAGCGCAGATCTCCTGGTTCGACAGGCCGCGGGCGATCAGCGTCAGGACCTCCCGCTCGCGGTCGGTCACGCCGTCCAGCCCGGACAACGGTGCCTGCCCCGGCTCGGCCATCCGGGCGAACTCGGCGATCAACCGCCGCGTCACCGAGGGAGCAAGCAGCGCCTCACCCGACGCGACCACCCGGATCGCCTGCAACAGCTCGGCCGGCGGAACATCCTTCAGCAAGAACCCGCTGGCGCCCGCGCGCAGCGCCGCGTACACCGCGTCGTCCAGATCGAACATGGTCAGGATCAGCACCCGCGCCGCGTTGCCTTCCGCGCACAGCTGCCGGGTCGCCTCGATCCCGTCCAGGCGGGGCATCCGGACATCCATCAGTACGACATCGGGCCGCTCCCGCCGCGCCAGCTCGACCGCCTCGGCGCCGTCGGCCGCCTCACCGACAGTCGTCAGGCCGGGCGTGGTGTCGATCAGTACGCGGAAACTGCCCCGCAGCAGCGCCTGGTCGTCGGCGACCAGGACCTTGATGTCGTTCATGCGCTCCCCCGGTGGTACGGCAGCCGGACCACTACCTCGAAACCGCCGGCGGTGCCTGGTCCGGCGCGGTACGTTCCGTCGTACACGCTGACTCGTTCCCGGATTCCGATCAGGCCGTGACCATCGCCGACGGCATCGGCAGCGCCAGTACCGTCGTCGGTGACGGCGAGGTCCACCGCGTTCGCGTCGCCACGTACGACGACGCTGCATTGCCGAGCCTGGGCGTGTTTCGTCACGTTGGTGAGGCACTCCTGCACGATTCGGTGGACGGTCAGCTCGACCGCTTCGGGAAGCGGCTCGGATACTTCGATGGTGAGCTCGACGCGTACGCCGGTCGACTCGACCCGCGCGGCGAGGTCCGGGAGCGCGGCCAGTCCGGCCGGTGCGGCGAGGTCGGCGGGCTCGTCGGACGTACGCAGCAGGCCGAGCATGTGCCGGAGCTCGACCAGTGCGTCCCGGCTGGTCGACTCGATGACCGACAGCGCGTCGGACACCTCCTCCGGGCGTACGGCGAGGACGTGGTTCGCGACGCCTGCTTTGACCGCGATCAACCCCATGCTGTGGGCAACGATGTCGTGCAGCTCGCGGGCGATCCGGAGCCGTTCCCCGGCCACTGCTCGCTCGGCCAGCGCCTGGGCGGCGCGAGTCGCCGCGGCTCGGCGGTCGCGGACAACCTGGCCGAGTACCCAGGCGCCGTACATTGCCGCGATCCCGGTGAGGACGAGGGTGACGCTGAACTGACCGGCCGGGGCGCCGGCCATGAAGGCGAGGAGAAGGATCAGGAATCCGCCTCCGCCGGCCAGACCGATCAGGCGGCGGCTGGACACCGGGTGGGGCGCGGGGCGGGTCAGGGCGACGTAATAGAGGACGTAGGACGCGGCGAGTAGCGGGTCGCGCAGGGCTTCGACGCTGACGGCGATCACGGAGACGACGGCCACGACGGCGAGGGCCGGCATCGGCCAGATCCGGCGTAGCGCCATCGGCAGTGCGAAACCGACGGCGACCAGCGCACTCCATCCCCGTCCGGCCGATTCGGCGGCGATCCCCACGACCACCGCGTACCCAACCGCAACGACCACGTCGGCAACAACCAACTGCCGCCGACTCAACCCGTGCCCACCGCCGACAGCGGTGACCGGCTGCCGGCGGCTCAGCTCGTGGCCCCTGCTGTCCGTCACGGTGTGAACCTATCCGAGCGGGCCAGCCGCCGCCTCGGCCCGTGGTCCGTCGGCCCGGGGTCCGACTCAGCGCACCTTCACGCTGACCGTCGGGCTCTTCCGGGTGTTGCGGCCGTCGCTGACCAGCACGTGGTACGACAGCGTCTGCCCGCTGGTCAGGCCGGAGTCGGTCATGGACGTGACGGCCGCCTTCGTCCAGGAGTTCGACGAACGGGTGTACGCACCGACGCGGGTGTTGCCGCGGTACACCAGGTACGTGAGCGAGATGTTGTCCCGGTCGAGCACCGTCGGGAAGGCGATGGTCACCTTGTTCGGGCGCGCGCTCGCAACCTTCGGCGCCGCCGGACGGGCCGGCGCGGCACCACCGGGCACGTTGGTGAACCGCGTCAGCCCTTCCTGCGGTACGCCGTTGACCTGGGTGAAGTCGCCGCCCGCCCAGAGGTCGTTGCCGCCCGACGCGAACGCCAACGGGCCGACCAGCGTCTCGCCACCCGCGTTGGTGTTCGGGAACCACGGCCCGAGCTTGCCGGTGAGCGTGCTGTACACGAGCAGGTGATGCATCCCGGTCTTGTCCGGGAACTCGCCGTCCGCGCTGCAGTCGTGCGCGTGCGAACCCTTGTACAACCAGTTGCCGATCGCCTTGATCGCCTCGGTGGCACCCAGACAGTGGCTCTGCCAGATCAGCTTGCCGCTCTTCGCATTGGCGGCGAGTACGCCGTCGTAGCAGCCGACGCCCGCGCCCGCGTTTGCCGCGAACACCTTGTCCCCTTGGACTTCCAGATCCTTGACGCGACTGTCGCAGCCCGGCGTCAGCTCCGGGATCGCCGCGGCCGCGGGCATCGCGTACGCCGCGCCGGTGCTCGGGTTGACCATGGCGAGGGCGTGGTCGTCGCGGCCGCCGATCTGCGTGAACCCACCGCCGACGAACACCCGCGAACCATCGGTGGACGTCTCCAGCGCGTGGACGTCGTCGTCGGCATCGGGATTCCAGGGCAGCAACGCGCCCGTACTCGAACTGACCGCGGCGACCCGGTTGCGGGCCACCTTGTCCACCAAGCGGAACGAACCGCCGAGGTACACGGTGCTGCCGGTCACCTTCAGTGCCGCGACCCGGTAGTTGACCGCCGGATCCCAGCCGGCCACAAGCTTGCCGGAGGCAACATCGAACATCGCGACCCGGGACCGCGGCACCCCGTCCACGACGGTGAAGTCGCCGCCGATCACCACCCGCTTGCCGTCCGGCGAGGTGGCGACGCTCCAGACCGGCCCGTTCACCCGCGGCGCGAACTTGGTCGGTACGCCGGTGGTCCGGTTGAAGACCGCGAAGTACTTCCGCGGCGCGTCACCGACACCACTCGCGTTGCCCGGCGGGCGGACCCGGGTGAACAGCCCGCCCGCGAAGACCAGGTCTCCGCTGACGGCCAGCGTGTTCA
The genomic region above belongs to Kribbella solani and contains:
- a CDS encoding response regulator translates to MNDIKVLVADDQALLRGSFRVLIDTTPGLTTVGEAADGAEAVELARRERPDVVLMDVRMPRLDGIEATRQLCAEGNAARVLILTMFDLDDAVYAALRAGASGFLLKDVPPAELLQAIRVVASGEALLAPSVTRRLIAEFARMAEPGQAPLSGLDGVTDREREVLTLIARGLSNQEICAHLHVGNGTVKSHVGHLLAKLQARDRAQLVIAAYESNLVQPRGR
- a CDS encoding histidine kinase is translated as MTDSRGHELSRRQPVTAVGGGHGLSRRQLVVADVVVAVGYAVVVGIAAESAGRGWSALVAVGFALPMALRRIWPMPALAVVAVVSVIAVSVEALRDPLLAASYVLYYVALTRPAPHPVSSRRLIGLAGGGGFLILLLAFMAGAPAGQFSVTLVLTGIAAMYGAWVLGQVVRDRRAAATRAAQALAERAVAGERLRIARELHDIVAHSMGLIAVKAGVANHVLAVRPEEVSDALSVIESTSRDALVELRHMLGLLRTSDEPADLAAPAGLAALPDLAARVESTGVRVELTIEVSEPLPEAVELTVHRIVQECLTNVTKHAQARQCSVVVRGDANAVDLAVTDDGTGAADAVGDGHGLIGIRERVSVYDGTYRAGPGTAGGFEVVVRLPYHRGSA
- a CDS encoding fibronectin type III domain-containing protein; this encodes MKKAVLAAGTGAVVLVAALVPAGPKVQAATEADQAAQAGTSAPRGFGSAVSSVQSKAWQTNASVNTLAVSGDLVFAGGLFTRVRPPGNASGVGDAPRKYFAVFNRTTGVPTKFAPRVNGPVWSVATSPDGKRVVIGGDFTVVDGVPRSRVAMFDVASGKLVAGWDPAVNYRVAALKVTGSTVYLGGSFRLVDKVARNRVAAVSSSTGALLPWNPDADDDVHALETSTDGSRVFVGGGFTQIGGRDDHALAMVNPSTGAAYAMPAAAAIPELTPGCDSRVKDLEVQGDKVFAANAGAGVGCYDGVLAANAKSGKLIWQSHCLGATEAIKAIGNWLYKGSHAHDCSADGEFPDKTGMHHLLVYSTLTGKLGPWFPNTNAGGETLVGPLAFASGGNDLWAGGDFTQVNGVPQEGLTRFTNVPGGAAPARPAAPKVASARPNKVTIAFPTVLDRDNISLTYLVYRGNTRVGAYTRSSNSWTKAAVTSMTDSGLTSGQTLSYHVLVSDGRNTRKSPTVSVKVR